One part of the Bradyrhizobium sp. CB1650 genome encodes these proteins:
- a CDS encoding RidA family protein, with translation MAGQTRRRSIHIGGFKHANPIPNACRIGNLVMSGVILGRDGATGAMPESLDAQCANMFAHMKATVEAAGGSTDDIIKMTVWLKDRSQRGPVNVEWLKMFPDEHSRPARHALPMDNMDGGALVQCDFTAVID, from the coding sequence ATGGCCGGTCAAACGCGGCGCAGGAGCATCCACATCGGCGGCTTCAAGCACGCCAATCCGATTCCGAATGCTTGCCGCATCGGCAATCTCGTGATGTCCGGCGTCATCCTCGGCCGCGATGGCGCGACCGGCGCCATGCCGGAGAGCCTGGACGCGCAATGCGCCAACATGTTCGCGCATATGAAGGCGACGGTGGAGGCCGCCGGCGGCTCGACCGACGATATCATCAAGATGACGGTGTGGCTGAAGGATCGCTCGCAGCGCGGCCCGGTGAACGTCGAGTGGCTAAAAATGTTTCCGGACGAGCATTCGCGGCCCGCGCGCCACGCGCTGCCGATGGACAACATGGACGGCGGCGCGCTGGTGCAGTGCGACTTCACCGCCGTGATCGACTGA
- a CDS encoding LLM class flavin-dependent oxidoreductase — MIPFSVLDLAPIRQGGDAAQAFRNSLDLAQHVEAWGYKRFWLAEHHNMTGIASAATSVVIGHVAGGTKTIRVGSGGIMLPNHSPLIIAEQFGTLESLYPGRIDLGLGRAPGTDQFTARALRRDLVSSSENFPHDVLELQALLGDVQPNQAIRAVPGMGSKVPLWILGSSTFGAQLAAMLGLPFAFASHFAPGMMMQALSEYRSRFEPSVQLDRPYAMVGVNVFAADSEAEAQRMFSSLQQQFINLRRGTPGPLPPPVDDMDALWSPAEKAGVGQSLACSVVGSPAVIERGLKALIDQTGADELMTTGQIYDHAARLRSFQIAAEVRDRLATP, encoded by the coding sequence ATGATCCCCTTTTCCGTGCTCGACCTCGCTCCCATCCGGCAGGGTGGCGATGCGGCGCAGGCGTTTCGCAATTCGCTCGATCTCGCGCAGCATGTCGAGGCATGGGGTTACAAGCGGTTCTGGCTGGCCGAGCATCACAACATGACGGGCATCGCCAGCGCCGCGACGTCGGTGGTGATCGGGCATGTGGCGGGCGGCACCAAGACGATCCGCGTCGGCTCCGGCGGCATCATGCTGCCGAACCATTCGCCGCTGATCATCGCCGAGCAGTTCGGCACGCTGGAGTCGCTCTATCCGGGGCGGATCGATCTCGGTCTCGGGCGCGCTCCGGGCACGGACCAGTTCACCGCGCGGGCGCTCCGCCGTGACCTCGTCAGCAGCTCCGAGAATTTTCCGCATGACGTGCTGGAATTACAGGCGCTGCTCGGTGACGTGCAGCCGAACCAGGCCATTCGCGCCGTACCCGGCATGGGATCGAAGGTGCCGCTCTGGATTCTCGGCTCGAGCACGTTCGGCGCGCAGCTCGCGGCCATGCTCGGCCTGCCCTTCGCCTTCGCCTCGCACTTCGCACCTGGCATGATGATGCAGGCGCTGAGCGAATACCGGTCGCGCTTCGAGCCCTCAGTGCAGCTCGACCGGCCCTATGCGATGGTCGGCGTTAACGTGTTCGCCGCCGACAGCGAAGCCGAGGCGCAGCGGATGTTCTCCTCGCTCCAGCAGCAATTCATCAATTTGCGCCGCGGCACGCCGGGTCCGCTGCCGCCGCCGGTCGACGACATGGACGCGCTGTGGTCGCCGGCGGAGAAGGCCGGCGTCGGCCAGTCGCTCGCCTGCTCCGTGGTCGGCTCGCCCGCGGTCATCGAGCGCGGACTGAAGGCGCTGATCGACCAGACGGGCGCGGACGAGCTGATGACCACCGGCCAGATCTATGATCACGCCGCGCGGCTTCGTTCCTTCCAGATCGCGGCGGAGGTGCGCGACAGGTTGGCGACGCCTTAA
- a CDS encoding MFS transporter, which yields MTDHSSSAEFGTYSRRERAAIIVSCMLGFALDLYDVLIMPFLMNSIQGSLGISLTQVASVTSLTLIGSVIGGALFGWLGDRIGRKQALQLTLGVFAIGSIASAFAWDYASLAVLRFITGVGLGGEWGAGMVLFNEAWNKDRRGLGSAFIQGSAVIASAGASIVGVWATTSFSPDWGWRIALLTGGSPIVLMIFIRFFMPESKAWLQFDRARKSGLVKRKAKTANTLLLMFQGRLLPISIMCLTWMMAYMFAYYGIVVFMPTLMQKSLGAPPDVVRNVSVIASVVGGCSYLTMGLLNDAFGRRFGALLPGLSWGVMACALYLFAHDKFAGHLLGFPMFWTYIAFVIGNSALGVVGTWLSEIYPIEVRSTAVSFIYMAGRGVGSLAPVVVPLAAASFGGELAMGMLIVVPAIVLFLAMTLSLPETRGRELAAVDDARRAGHAA from the coding sequence ATGACTGATCACTCCTCTAGTGCCGAATTCGGGACCTATTCGCGCCGCGAACGCGCCGCGATCATCGTCTCTTGCATGCTCGGCTTCGCGCTCGATCTCTATGACGTGCTGATCATGCCGTTCCTGATGAACTCGATCCAGGGCTCGCTCGGGATCTCGCTGACGCAAGTTGCGAGCGTCACCAGCCTGACGCTGATTGGGTCGGTGATCGGCGGCGCGCTGTTCGGGTGGCTCGGCGATCGCATCGGTCGCAAGCAGGCGCTCCAGCTCACGCTCGGCGTATTCGCGATCGGCTCGATCGCATCCGCCTTCGCGTGGGACTATGCCAGCCTCGCAGTGCTGCGCTTCATCACCGGCGTCGGCCTCGGCGGCGAGTGGGGCGCCGGCATGGTGCTGTTCAATGAGGCCTGGAACAAGGATCGCCGCGGGCTCGGCAGCGCGTTCATCCAGGGCAGCGCGGTCATCGCGAGCGCCGGCGCCTCCATCGTCGGGGTATGGGCGACCACCTCGTTCAGCCCGGATTGGGGCTGGCGCATTGCGCTGCTGACCGGCGGCTCGCCGATCGTCCTGATGATCTTCATTCGCTTCTTCATGCCGGAATCGAAGGCGTGGCTGCAGTTCGACCGCGCCCGCAAGAGCGGTCTGGTCAAACGGAAAGCGAAGACCGCCAACACGCTGCTCCTGATGTTCCAGGGCCGGCTGCTGCCGATCTCGATCATGTGCCTCACCTGGATGATGGCCTACATGTTCGCCTATTACGGCATCGTCGTCTTCATGCCGACCCTGATGCAGAAGTCGCTCGGCGCGCCGCCGGACGTCGTGCGCAACGTCTCCGTCATCGCTTCCGTCGTCGGCGGCTGCTCCTATCTGACCATGGGGCTCCTCAACGACGCCTTCGGCCGCCGCTTTGGTGCGCTGCTGCCGGGACTCTCCTGGGGTGTCATGGCCTGCGCGCTCTATCTGTTCGCGCATGACAAGTTTGCCGGACACCTGCTCGGCTTCCCGATGTTCTGGACCTACATCGCCTTCGTCATCGGCAATTCCGCGCTCGGCGTGGTCGGCACCTGGCTGTCCGAGATCTATCCGATCGAGGTGCGATCGACCGCGGTGTCCTTCATCTACATGGCCGGCCGCGGGGTCGGCAGCCTTGCGCCGGTGGTTGTGCCGCTCGCGGCCGCGTCCTTCGGCGGCGAGCTCGCCATGGGCATGCTGATCGTCGTGCCTGCCATCGTCCTGTTTCTGGCAATGACCCTATCGCTGCCCGAGACGCGCGGGCGCGAGCTCGCCGCGGTCGATGATGCCCGTCGCGCCGGTCACGCCGCCTGA
- a CDS encoding alkyl sulfatase dimerization domain-containing protein, which translates to MRSGFFAKASILGVVSAGLMSAAAAQSQDLRQGATDATKQANSTLLRQLPFNDNSDFDAANKGFLAPLPSDSIKGSAGNAVWNPQQYGFIRDAAAPDTVNPSLWRQSRLINISGLFEVTDGIYQVRNQDLSNMTIIEGSEGITIVDPLVSEETAKVALDLYRSKRGSSKPVKAVIYTHSHVDHYGGVRGVTSEDDVNAGKVKIYAPEGFLEAAVAENVMAGTAMSRRASYMYGNLLKADPKGQVGAGLGTTTSAGTVTLIAPTNIIKETGQKEKIDGLTYEFLMAPGSEAPSEMMWFIEEKKAMEAAEDATHTLHNTYSLRGAKIREPLPWSKYLNQALTMWGDKVDVVFAQHHWPTWGNDKVVSLLGSQRDLYRFINDQTLRMVNHGMTMREIADEFKMPDSLANVWANRGYYGSVYHDVAATYVLYLGWFDGNPATLHELPPVDASKRYVEFMGGGDEVLKKAKAAYDKGDYRWVAQVVHHVVFADPNNQAAKNLEADALEQLGYQAESGPWRNFYLTGAQELRNGVAKLPTPNTASPDTVRAMSADLFFDYLGVRLNSEKAGNARAKFNFDFGKDGNYFVALENGVLNHTANMKSNNADATVTLSRDTLNNIILQQTKFDDAISSGAVKVSGDQTKLRDLVSYLDTFDFWFNIVTPNQSPGVTTGRGGTSR; encoded by the coding sequence ATGAGGAGCGGTTTTTTCGCGAAAGCTTCAATCCTTGGAGTCGTGAGCGCGGGCTTGATGAGTGCCGCTGCCGCGCAATCTCAGGATTTGCGCCAAGGCGCGACCGATGCGACCAAGCAAGCAAATTCGACTTTGCTGAGACAGTTGCCGTTTAATGACAATTCCGATTTCGACGCTGCGAACAAAGGCTTCCTCGCCCCGCTGCCGTCGGATTCGATCAAGGGGAGCGCAGGCAACGCCGTCTGGAATCCACAGCAATACGGCTTCATCAGGGACGCGGCGGCTCCGGATACGGTCAACCCGAGCCTGTGGCGACAATCCCGGCTGATCAACATCTCAGGCCTGTTCGAGGTGACGGACGGTATCTATCAAGTCCGCAATCAAGACCTGTCGAACATGACGATCATCGAGGGCAGCGAGGGGATCACGATCGTCGATCCGCTGGTTTCTGAAGAAACCGCAAAGGTGGCGCTCGACCTGTACCGCTCGAAGCGCGGCAGCAGCAAGCCCGTTAAAGCCGTGATCTACACCCACAGCCACGTCGACCACTATGGCGGCGTGCGAGGAGTCACCAGCGAGGACGACGTCAACGCGGGGAAAGTCAAGATATACGCGCCAGAAGGATTCCTGGAGGCTGCGGTGGCCGAGAACGTGATGGCCGGCACCGCGATGAGCCGGCGTGCCAGTTACATGTACGGCAACCTCCTCAAGGCAGATCCGAAGGGACAGGTGGGCGCGGGCCTCGGCACCACGACCTCCGCAGGTACTGTGACCCTCATCGCGCCGACCAACATCATCAAGGAAACCGGGCAGAAAGAGAAAATCGACGGCCTAACCTACGAGTTCCTCATGGCGCCCGGTTCGGAGGCGCCCTCCGAGATGATGTGGTTCATCGAGGAAAAGAAGGCGATGGAAGCCGCCGAGGACGCGACCCATACGCTGCACAATACGTACTCCCTTCGTGGCGCGAAGATTCGCGAGCCGCTTCCCTGGTCGAAGTACCTGAACCAGGCTCTGACCATGTGGGGCGACAAAGTCGACGTGGTCTTTGCACAGCATCACTGGCCCACTTGGGGCAATGACAAGGTGGTTTCACTTCTGGGAAGCCAGCGCGACCTCTACCGCTTCATCAACGACCAGACCTTGCGCATGGTCAATCACGGGATGACAATGCGCGAGATTGCCGACGAATTCAAAATGCCTGACAGCCTGGCCAATGTCTGGGCGAACCGCGGCTATTACGGCTCGGTGTATCACGATGTTGCCGCGACCTACGTTCTTTATCTTGGCTGGTTCGATGGCAACCCGGCCACCCTGCATGAATTGCCGCCGGTCGACGCAAGCAAGAGGTACGTCGAGTTCATGGGAGGTGGCGACGAGGTCTTGAAGAAAGCCAAGGCTGCCTACGACAAGGGCGACTATCGTTGGGTGGCCCAAGTGGTCCACCACGTCGTGTTTGCCGATCCCAACAACCAGGCTGCCAAGAACCTCGAAGCCGACGCGCTTGAGCAACTCGGCTATCAGGCCGAGTCCGGACCGTGGCGCAACTTCTATCTGACTGGCGCCCAGGAACTGCGCAACGGGGTCGCGAAGCTGCCGACGCCCAACACCGCGAGCCCCGATACGGTGCGCGCCATGTCCGCGGATCTGTTCTTCGATTATCTCGGAGTTCGCCTGAACAGCGAGAAGGCCGGCAATGCCCGCGCCAAGTTCAACTTCGACTTTGGCAAGGACGGCAATTACTTTGTCGCGCTTGAGAACGGAGTGTTGAACCACACTGCCAACATGAAGTCCAACAATGCCGATGCGACCGTGACATTGTCTCGGGATACGTTGAACAACATCATCCTACAGCAGACCAAGTTTGATGATGCCATTTCGTCCGGTGCGGTGAAGGTCAGCGGTGACCAGACCAAATTACGCGATCTCGTGTCATATCTCGACACGTTCGACTTCTGGTTCAACATCGTGACGCCGAACCAATCCCCAGGTGTGACGACAGGGCGAGGCGGAACGTCGCGATAA
- a CDS encoding flavin reductase family protein encodes MQIDPSDLGAERIYRLMTGIVVPRPIAWVTSLSRSGVLNLAPFSAFTFVSQKPPMLAISVGRKGDDYKDTAHNILDTEEYVIHIADTPLLNAVHDSSVEHPPEVSEVEALGLETLASERIKVPRLAAAPVAMECRFRQCLEFGEARSRLVVGEVVMFHLRDGLVNNGKVETEALDPIARIGGPRYARLGEIVTLRAVFQTPKSTD; translated from the coding sequence ATGCAGATCGACCCCAGCGATCTCGGCGCGGAGCGCATCTATAGGCTGATGACCGGCATCGTGGTGCCACGACCGATCGCCTGGGTGACCAGCCTGTCGCGGAGCGGCGTGCTCAACCTCGCGCCCTTCAGCGCCTTCACCTTCGTCTCGCAGAAGCCGCCGATGCTCGCCATCAGCGTCGGTCGCAAGGGCGACGATTACAAGGACACTGCGCACAACATCCTCGACACCGAGGAATACGTGATCCACATCGCCGATACGCCACTGTTGAATGCGGTGCACGACAGCTCCGTCGAACATCCGCCCGAGGTCAGCGAGGTCGAGGCGCTCGGCCTCGAGACGCTCGCCAGCGAGCGCATCAAGGTGCCGCGGCTTGCGGCCGCGCCGGTCGCGATGGAATGCCGCTTCCGGCAGTGCCTCGAATTCGGCGAAGCCCGCAGTCGGCTCGTCGTCGGCGAGGTCGTGATGTTCCACCTCCGCGACGGCCTCGTGAACAACGGCAAGGTCGAGACCGAGGCGCTCGATCCGATCGCCCGCATCGGCGGACCGCGCTATGCCCGCCTCGGCGAGATCGTGACGCTGCGCGCCGTCTTCCAGACTCCCAAATCGACCGATTGA
- a CDS encoding amidohydrolase family protein, producing MPTYLPFDPNPRRPIKAPPPKTVDSQFHVLGPVDKYPERPGAAYRMPTATWEAALRMHKTLGIERGIIVQTTTYGADHSVVLDGLAAMGPNYRGCANALVFAEASDSYLAKLHDAGVRGARFSFRQELGAVLSDADFARSIARIRELGWYVKIQPEKDGIVSSVAKYENLDVPVLIDHMARPEPARGKDDPNLRKMLELLAKGNFWVMLSLGEKTSQAGPPYDDVIPIARSYIEAAPDRCVWASDWPHPVSVKQPPNDADLLELMYRYAPDQATLEKILVHNPAKLFGFPD from the coding sequence ATGCCGACCTATCTGCCGTTCGACCCGAATCCGCGCCGTCCGATCAAGGCGCCGCCGCCGAAAACCGTCGACAGCCAGTTTCACGTGCTGGGTCCCGTGGACAAATATCCGGAGCGTCCTGGTGCTGCCTATCGGATGCCGACTGCAACTTGGGAAGCGGCGCTGCGCATGCACAAGACGCTCGGCATCGAGCGCGGCATCATCGTGCAGACCACAACTTATGGCGCCGATCATTCCGTCGTGCTAGACGGTCTCGCTGCGATGGGCCCGAACTATCGCGGCTGCGCCAACGCCTTAGTGTTCGCGGAGGCGAGCGACTCCTATCTTGCGAAGCTGCACGATGCCGGCGTGCGCGGCGCGCGCTTCAGCTTTCGTCAGGAGCTCGGCGCCGTGCTGTCGGATGCCGATTTCGCCCGCTCCATCGCGCGCATCCGCGAGCTCGGCTGGTATGTAAAAATCCAGCCGGAGAAGGACGGGATCGTCTCAAGCGTCGCAAAGTACGAGAATCTCGACGTGCCCGTGCTGATCGACCACATGGCGCGGCCCGAGCCCGCGCGCGGCAAGGACGACCCCAATCTGCGCAAGATGCTCGAGCTGCTCGCCAAGGGCAATTTCTGGGTCATGCTGTCGCTCGGCGAGAAGACCTCGCAGGCCGGCCCGCCTTACGACGACGTGATCCCGATCGCACGCAGCTACATCGAGGCCGCACCCGACCGCTGTGTCTGGGCCAGCGACTGGCCGCATCCGGTCTCCGTGAAGCAGCCGCCCAATGACGCCGATCTGCTTGAATTGATGTATCGCTACGCGCCGGATCAGGCGACGCTGGAGAAGATCCTCGTGCACAATCCGGCAAAGCTGTTCGGCTTTCCGGATTAA
- a CDS encoding fumarylacetoacetate hydrolase family protein → MRLLSYLVDGELRYGAAVEGGVVDLTRRIGRDFSDVKALIAANALADAQEAVTGQKPDYGLTDLVLLPPVLAPEKFWCIGVNYAERNAEYKDNSDLPKYPSLFVRSMSSMTGSGQPIEKPNVSEQLDYEGELVIVIGRGGRHIPREKAWSHIFGMTLCNEGTVRDWLRHGKFNVTQGKNFDRSGSIGPWIVTADELDPRGPHDIVTRVNGEVRQQDTTERLMFPFDFLISYLSTFATLKPGDMIVTGTPTGAGARFNPPRWLKVGDVVEVESRRIGVLSNTVAAEQ, encoded by the coding sequence ATGCGACTGCTGAGCTATCTGGTGGACGGGGAGCTGCGTTACGGCGCGGCCGTCGAAGGTGGTGTCGTCGACCTGACCAGACGGATTGGCCGCGACTTCTCCGATGTGAAAGCGCTGATCGCAGCCAACGCGTTGGCGGACGCGCAAGAAGCTGTGACCGGACAGAAGCCCGACTACGGGCTGACGGATCTGGTCCTGCTTCCGCCGGTGCTCGCCCCGGAAAAGTTCTGGTGCATCGGCGTCAATTACGCCGAGCGCAACGCCGAGTACAAGGACAACTCGGATCTGCCGAAATATCCGAGCCTGTTCGTGCGCAGCATGTCCTCGATGACCGGCTCCGGCCAGCCGATCGAGAAGCCGAACGTGTCGGAACAGCTCGACTACGAGGGCGAGCTGGTCATCGTGATCGGTCGGGGCGGTCGACACATTCCGCGCGAAAAAGCCTGGTCGCACATTTTCGGCATGACGCTGTGCAACGAGGGCACCGTGCGCGACTGGTTGCGCCACGGCAAGTTCAACGTCACGCAGGGCAAGAATTTCGATCGCTCCGGCAGCATCGGCCCTTGGATCGTCACGGCGGACGAGCTCGATCCGCGCGGTCCGCACGATATCGTCACGCGCGTGAACGGCGAGGTGCGCCAGCAGGACACGACCGAACGGCTGATGTTCCCGTTCGACTTCTTGATCTCCTATCTCTCCACCTTCGCCACGCTGAAGCCGGGCGACATGATCGTGACGGGCACGCCGACCGGAGCCGGCGCGCGTTTCAATCCCCCGCGATGGCTCAAGGTCGGTGACGTCGTCGAGGTCGAGTCGCGCCGCATCGGCGTGCTCAGCAACACGGTGGCGGCGGAGCAGTAG
- the hpaH gene encoding 2-oxo-hept-4-ene-1,7-dioate hydratase: MLDTATIEGLAARLDEAERTKTLIPMFSKDHPGITIADAYAIQRAWTKLQLGRGRVIKGHKIGLTSKAMQNAVGIAEPDYGVLFADMFYADAGPIPFDRFHAPRIEVELAFVLKAPLRGPDCTIFDVLNATDYVTPALEILETRMHRVDPETGKSRKAMDTISDNAANAALVLGGRPFRPMDADLRWIGALLFRNGEVEETGLAAGVLNHPANGIAWLANRLAPHDEYLAAGEVVLAGSFTRPVDIRPGDTFHADYGGFGSVSCQFV; the protein is encoded by the coding sequence ATGCTCGACACCGCCACGATTGAAGGTCTCGCTGCGCGCCTCGATGAAGCCGAGCGCACCAAGACGCTGATCCCGATGTTTTCGAAGGACCATCCCGGCATCACCATCGCGGATGCCTATGCCATCCAGCGCGCCTGGACCAAGCTCCAGCTCGGCCGCGGCCGCGTCATCAAGGGCCACAAGATCGGTCTGACCTCGAAGGCGATGCAGAACGCGGTCGGCATCGCTGAACCCGATTACGGCGTGCTGTTCGCCGACATGTTCTATGCCGACGCCGGCCCCATTCCGTTCGATCGCTTTCACGCGCCGCGAATCGAGGTCGAGCTCGCCTTCGTGCTGAAGGCACCGCTGCGCGGGCCGGACTGCACCATCTTCGACGTGCTCAACGCCACCGACTACGTGACGCCGGCGCTCGAGATCCTGGAGACGCGCATGCATCGTGTCGATCCCGAGACCGGCAAGAGCCGCAAGGCCATGGACACGATCTCGGACAATGCAGCGAACGCGGCGCTGGTGCTGGGCGGCCGGCCGTTCCGCCCGATGGACGCAGACTTGCGCTGGATCGGCGCGCTGTTGTTCCGCAACGGCGAGGTCGAGGAGACGGGGCTTGCCGCCGGCGTGCTCAACCATCCCGCCAACGGGATCGCCTGGCTCGCCAACCGGCTCGCGCCGCACGACGAATATCTCGCCGCCGGCGAGGTCGTGCTGGCGGGATCTTTCACGCGGCCGGTCGACATCCGCCCCGGCGACACCTTCCACGCCGATTACGGCGGGTTCGGTTCGGTGTCGTGCCAGTTCGTCTGA